In Eriocheir sinensis breed Jianghai 21 chromosome 3, ASM2467909v1, whole genome shotgun sequence, a genomic segment contains:
- the LOC127006629 gene encoding protein split ends-like isoform X1 has protein sequence MSAHPAHVEGAVLRVEDLHRLGQGMWPCERMLPEKGLAGSGMSSSYGPQQHYCLRWNNHQHNLLGVLEAVLNSQQYADVSLFCEGHVLRVHKLVLLASSAHFERILQASPEGQQPIIILDGTRYADLRALVDYMYRGEVNIEQDQLSSLLKTAETLKIKGLADVASKEEDDGGGGKERRLEGVSSSTPPPAKRPKPSPVESALSLAQEGRELRVSGRDSRPDLRDVRDLPNFNMVPGGYPRRPPSPQGPNIPSSGSLTQARSLLYSSSLIPRPSPKSPGPTLPAPPFFPSGLVRPRSPHPQYDPTAGSSLLPPRTSPQSPVPDPKMVQQLGVPPFGLPFTLPLLHDSKKMLERNPHKLPPPPSHYDHHDDKDRHLPLWPPRGASEHDLERERERERERERERERERERERERERERERERERVRDRELERERERENMRLSEKELERDRERERERERENEKHLPQQQSQQQQQQQQQSQPQLPPHPQQKTQQQQQQQQQQSQPQQQQTHQHPHQKPQQQQQQEANERKTPTQDCDRRHDDDKSLSPTDKDSLSPPEDAILSKTELLTPKGEMGEEEEDSGLGPGGRDNGTSDITNTTSRQRNLSTSSSGNTSTVELVKCPYCPRSYRHQNNLRTHIRCFHKGVRIPCPICHRGFTRWFTVRCHIAREHQNVDFSRPEALPAQLRRALYPPYPE, from the exons GTCTGGCCGGTTCCGGGATGAGCAGCAGCTACGGGCCTCAGCAGCACTACTGTCTGCGCTGGAACAACCACCAGCACAACCTCCTCGGGGTGCTGGAGGCGGTCCTCAACTCTCAGCAGTATGCGGACGTATCTCTCTTCTGTGAGG GCCATGTCCTCCGGGTCCACAAACTGGTGCTCCTGGCATCCTCGGCGCACTTCGAAAGGATCCTGCAGGCGTCGCCAGAGGGGCAGCAGCCGATCATTATTCTGGATGGCACCCGCTACGCAGACCTTCGCGCCCTCGTGGACTACATGTATCGCGGCGAGGTCAACATTGAGCAGGACCAACTTTCCTCGCTGCTCAAGACCGCCGAGACACTCAAG ATAAAAGGCCTGGCCGATGTGGCGAGCAAAGAAGAGGACGATGGCGGCGGGGGGAAGGAGCGGCGACTGGAGGGCGTCTCGTCCTCCACGCCGCCCCCAGCGAAGAGACCCAAGCCTTCGCCCGTGGAGTCCGCCCTCAGCCTGGCTCAGGAGGGCCGGGAGCTGCGGGTCAGCGGCAGAGACAGTCGACCAGACCTGCGGGACGTCAGAGATCTGCCCAACTTTAACATGGTTCCCGGCGGCTACCCACGGCGCCCCCCATCACCCCAGGGGCCCAACATCCCCTCCTCGGGTTCCCTTACCCAGGCCCGCTcactcctctattcctcttctctcatccccCGTCCTTCCCCTAAAAGCCCCGGCCCCACCCTGCCAGCCCCGCCCTTCTTCCCCAGCGGCCTGGTGAGGCCACGATCGCCTCACCCACAGTATGACCCCACGGCCGGCTCCAGCCTCCTGCCGCCCCGCACGTCCCCTCAGTCCCCCGTGCCAGACCCTAAGATGGTGCAGCAGCTGGG AGTACCCCCCTTTGGCCTGCCTTTCACCCTGCCGCTCCTGCACGACTCCAAGAAGATGCTGGAGCGCAACCCTCACAAGCTTCCGCCGCCCCCGTCACACTATGACCACCACGACGACAAGGATCGCCACCTGCCGCTGTGGCCTCCGCGGGGCGCCTCAGAACACGACCTCGAGCGAGAACGGGAGCGAGAAAGAGAAcgtgaaagagaacgagaaagagaacgagagagagaacgtgaaAGAGAAcgtgagagagaacgagaacgagaaagagtaagggatcgagagctagaaagagaaagagaacgggagAACATGAGGCTTTCAGAAAAAGAACTAGAacgagacagggagagggagcgagaacgagaacgagagaacgaaaAACATTTACCACAACAGCagtcacagcagcagcagcaacaacagcaacagtcaCAGCCACAGCTGCCGCCACATCCACAGCAGAAgacacagcaacagcaacaacaacagcagcaacagtcacaGCCACAACAGCAGCAAACACATCAGCACCCTCATCAAaagccacagcagcagcagcagcaagaagcGAACGAGAGGAAGACGCCCACTCAGGACTGTGACAGGAGACACGACGACGACAAATCCCTGAGTCCAACTGACAAGGACAGTCTCTCTCCTCCCGAGG ACGCCATCCTAAGCAAGACGGAGCTGCTGACCCCCAAAGGTGAgatgggcgaggaggaggaggacagcgggCTGGGCCCCGGCGGCCGTGACAACGGGACGTCagacatcaccaacaccacctcccgCCAGCGCAATCTCTCTACCTCGTCCTCGGGGAACACCTCCACAG TGGAGTTGGTGAAGTGCCCGTATTGTCCCCGCTCCTACCGGCACCAGAACAACCTGCGAACGCACATCCGATGCTTCCATAAGGGTGTCAGGATCCCGTGCCCCATCTGTCATCGAGGCTTCACCCGCTGGTTCACGGTGCGTTGCCACATTGCCCGAGAGCACCAGAATGTTGACTTCTCGCGGCCTGAGGCACTGCCCGCCCAGTTGCGTCGCGCCCTCTACCCTCCCTACCCTGAGTAG
- the LOC127006629 gene encoding protein abrupt-like isoform X2 has protein sequence MKETFVVRGMWPCERMLPEKGLAGSGMSSSYGPQQHYCLRWNNHQHNLLGVLEAVLNSQQYADVSLFCEGHVLRVHKLVLLASSAHFERILQASPEGQQPIIILDGTRYADLRALVDYMYRGEVNIEQDQLSSLLKTAETLKIKGLADVASKEEDDGGGGKERRLEGVSSSTPPPAKRPKPSPVESALSLAQEGRELRVSGRDSRPDLRDVRDLPNFNMVPGGYPRRPPSPQGPNIPSSGSLTQARSLLYSSSLIPRPSPKSPGPTLPAPPFFPSGLVRPRSPHPQYDPTAGSSLLPPRTSPQSPVPDPKMVQQLGVPPFGLPFTLPLLHDSKKMLERNPHKLPPPPSHYDHHDDKDRHLPLWPPRGASEHDLERERERERERERERERERERERERERERERERERVRDRELERERERENMRLSEKELERDRERERERERENEKHLPQQQSQQQQQQQQQSQPQLPPHPQQKTQQQQQQQQQQSQPQQQQTHQHPHQKPQQQQQQEANERKTPTQDCDRRHDDDKSLSPTDKDSLSPPEDAILSKTELLTPKGEMGEEEEDSGLGPGGRDNGTSDITNTTSRQRNLSTSSSGNTSTVELVKCPYCPRSYRHQNNLRTHIRCFHKGVRIPCPICHRGFTRWFTVRCHIAREHQNVDFSRPEALPAQLRRALYPPYPE, from the exons GTCTGGCCGGTTCCGGGATGAGCAGCAGCTACGGGCCTCAGCAGCACTACTGTCTGCGCTGGAACAACCACCAGCACAACCTCCTCGGGGTGCTGGAGGCGGTCCTCAACTCTCAGCAGTATGCGGACGTATCTCTCTTCTGTGAGG GCCATGTCCTCCGGGTCCACAAACTGGTGCTCCTGGCATCCTCGGCGCACTTCGAAAGGATCCTGCAGGCGTCGCCAGAGGGGCAGCAGCCGATCATTATTCTGGATGGCACCCGCTACGCAGACCTTCGCGCCCTCGTGGACTACATGTATCGCGGCGAGGTCAACATTGAGCAGGACCAACTTTCCTCGCTGCTCAAGACCGCCGAGACACTCAAG ATAAAAGGCCTGGCCGATGTGGCGAGCAAAGAAGAGGACGATGGCGGCGGGGGGAAGGAGCGGCGACTGGAGGGCGTCTCGTCCTCCACGCCGCCCCCAGCGAAGAGACCCAAGCCTTCGCCCGTGGAGTCCGCCCTCAGCCTGGCTCAGGAGGGCCGGGAGCTGCGGGTCAGCGGCAGAGACAGTCGACCAGACCTGCGGGACGTCAGAGATCTGCCCAACTTTAACATGGTTCCCGGCGGCTACCCACGGCGCCCCCCATCACCCCAGGGGCCCAACATCCCCTCCTCGGGTTCCCTTACCCAGGCCCGCTcactcctctattcctcttctctcatccccCGTCCTTCCCCTAAAAGCCCCGGCCCCACCCTGCCAGCCCCGCCCTTCTTCCCCAGCGGCCTGGTGAGGCCACGATCGCCTCACCCACAGTATGACCCCACGGCCGGCTCCAGCCTCCTGCCGCCCCGCACGTCCCCTCAGTCCCCCGTGCCAGACCCTAAGATGGTGCAGCAGCTGGG AGTACCCCCCTTTGGCCTGCCTTTCACCCTGCCGCTCCTGCACGACTCCAAGAAGATGCTGGAGCGCAACCCTCACAAGCTTCCGCCGCCCCCGTCACACTATGACCACCACGACGACAAGGATCGCCACCTGCCGCTGTGGCCTCCGCGGGGCGCCTCAGAACACGACCTCGAGCGAGAACGGGAGCGAGAAAGAGAAcgtgaaagagaacgagaaagagaacgagagagagaacgtgaaAGAGAAcgtgagagagaacgagaacgagaaagagtaagggatcgagagctagaaagagaaagagaacgggagAACATGAGGCTTTCAGAAAAAGAACTAGAacgagacagggagagggagcgagaacgagaacgagagaacgaaaAACATTTACCACAACAGCagtcacagcagcagcagcaacaacagcaacagtcaCAGCCACAGCTGCCGCCACATCCACAGCAGAAgacacagcaacagcaacaacaacagcagcaacagtcacaGCCACAACAGCAGCAAACACATCAGCACCCTCATCAAaagccacagcagcagcagcagcaagaagcGAACGAGAGGAAGACGCCCACTCAGGACTGTGACAGGAGACACGACGACGACAAATCCCTGAGTCCAACTGACAAGGACAGTCTCTCTCCTCCCGAGG ACGCCATCCTAAGCAAGACGGAGCTGCTGACCCCCAAAGGTGAgatgggcgaggaggaggaggacagcgggCTGGGCCCCGGCGGCCGTGACAACGGGACGTCagacatcaccaacaccacctcccgCCAGCGCAATCTCTCTACCTCGTCCTCGGGGAACACCTCCACAG TGGAGTTGGTGAAGTGCCCGTATTGTCCCCGCTCCTACCGGCACCAGAACAACCTGCGAACGCACATCCGATGCTTCCATAAGGGTGTCAGGATCCCGTGCCCCATCTGTCATCGAGGCTTCACCCGCTGGTTCACGGTGCGTTGCCACATTGCCCGAGAGCACCAGAATGTTGACTTCTCGCGGCCTGAGGCACTGCCCGCCCAGTTGCGTCGCGCCCTCTACCCTCCCTACCCTGAGTAG